In Campylobacter vicugnae, a genomic segment contains:
- a CDS encoding ABC transporter ATP-binding protein, whose product MLEIRNLHKKFGQNEVLKGIDLSLKSNEILSILGSSGSGKSTLLRCIAKLENSQYDELRCGSNVGFMFQNYALFPHLSVYDNISFALNKLSKKEADDKINELLAKFSIQGLKDKKPDQISGGQAQRVAFARAIAAGAKLLLLDEPFSNLDQGLKQALRVELKEMIQKEGLSAIVVTHDIDDAYYLSDKIALIDGGKILDIGTPNKLFYSVKDEKSAQMLGGLNYIHSDLTSQDKFFDWIKSRNNIFAYSEIYMGGEFEANVISKSFIGLFYKIELEYKGIRFYTLWPSCLEISNSVKFGFYN is encoded by the coding sequence GTGCTAGAAATTAGAAATTTGCATAAAAAATTTGGTCAAAATGAGGTTTTAAAAGGGATTGATTTAAGTCTTAAAAGTAATGAAATTTTATCTATTTTAGGTAGTAGTGGAAGTGGAAAAAGTACGCTTTTAAGATGTATTGCTAAATTAGAAAATAGTCAATACGATGAGTTAAGATGTGGATCAAATGTTGGATTTATGTTTCAAAATTATGCCCTTTTTCCTCATCTTAGCGTATATGATAATATCTCTTTTGCTCTAAATAAACTAAGCAAAAAAGAAGCAGATGATAAAATAAATGAGCTTTTGGCTAAATTTAGTATACAAGGACTAAAGGATAAAAAGCCAGATCAAATCTCAGGAGGACAAGCTCAAAGAGTTGCATTTGCTAGGGCAATTGCTGCTGGTGCTAAATTACTACTTTTAGATGAACCATTTTCAAATTTAGATCAAGGGTTAAAGCAAGCATTAAGAGTAGAATTAAAAGAGATGATTCAAAAAGAGGGTTTATCTGCTATTGTTGTTACTCATGATATTGACGATGCTTATTATTTAAGTGATAAAATAGCCTTAATTGATGGTGGTAAAATTTTAGATATCGGTACTCCAAATAAGCTTTTTTATAGTGTAAAAGATGAAAAAAGCGCTCAAATGCTAGGTGGATTGAATTATATACATAGTGATTTAACATCTCAAGATAAGTTTTTTGATTGGATTAAGTCTCGCAATAATATATTTGCTTATTCAGAAATTTATATGGGCGGAGAGTTTGAGGCAAATGTAATAAGCAAGAGTTTTATCGGACTATTTTATAAGATTGAATTAGAGTATAAAGGTATTAGATTTTACACGCTTTGGCCATCTTGTTTAGAAATTTCAAATAGTGTTAAATTTGGATTTTATAATTAG
- the uvrA gene encoding excinuclease ABC subunit UvrA, protein MNEMIKIRGAKEHNLKNINLDIPKNRLVVFTGLSGSGKSTLAFDTLYADGQRRYIESLSSYARQFLDRVGKPDVDHIEGLTPAIAIDQKSTSKNPRSTVGTITEIYDYLRLLYARIGIQHCPKCDQVVSQMSASDIIDQILKLPNGAKITILSPIVREKKGSFADTLESLANKGFIRAMIDGVMVRLDEEIELSKTKKHTIKAVIDRVVVNEENSARIADDVQKGLYESFGELEIEILNADEIGLESSHIHFSEHNACFNCKISFNTLEPLSFSFNSPKGACPSCDGLGIRFSLDLNKIIDDSLSIEDGAVKVMYGFNKSYYYKFIMAFCEQNDISVKTPYCQLDEDAKRLILYGNAKSIDFLWKRHRIKKHFEGVLKVAYEILKDDKDFSEYMTEKVCESCKGNRLCSDSLAVKVASKSIGDIINMSIENATKFFSNNDRFAHLNPQQTLIATPILKEINERLFFLYDVGLGYISLGRDARTISGGEAQRIRIASQIGSGLSGVMYVLDEPSIGLHERDTLKLIKTLRNLQEKGNTVIVVEHDKKTVEAADYIVDIGPGAGVYGGNVVFNGTYKELLASQTQTAKYLNGQKDINYYQGRKQKQWLSLSGVTINNISNLSVKFPLSNLVGVTGVSGSGKSSLVLKALLPAAEIELNRAKKFQALKGAKIEGLDQLDKVIYLDQSPIGRTPRSNPATYTGVMDEIRALFAATKEAQIRGYKIGRFSFNVKGGRCEKCSGEGEIKVEMHFLPDINVICDVCKGTRYNAQTLEIRYKGKNISEVLAMSADEALEFFAKVPKIHSKLSTICSVGLGYLTLGQPATTLSGGEAQRIKLAKELSRTDTGSTLYILDEPTTGLHFADVDRLTGVLHHLVELGNSVIVIEHNLDVIKNCDYIIDMGPEGGAGGGKVIAKGSPIELAKGYEKSGSHTGKFLALELGIK, encoded by the coding sequence ATGAATGAAATGATTAAGATTAGAGGTGCTAAAGAGCATAATCTAAAAAATATTAACCTAGATATTCCAAAAAACAGATTAGTGGTATTTACTGGTCTTAGTGGAAGCGGTAAGAGTACGCTTGCATTTGATACTTTATATGCTGATGGTCAAAGACGATATATAGAATCTCTCTCAAGCTATGCTAGACAATTTCTTGATAGAGTTGGCAAGCCAGATGTCGATCATATTGAAGGATTAACCCCAGCTATAGCAATTGATCAAAAAAGCACTAGTAAAAACCCTCGCTCTACAGTTGGAACGATTACTGAAATTTATGATTATCTAAGACTTTTATATGCTAGAATAGGTATTCAGCACTGCCCCAAATGCGATCAAGTAGTATCTCAAATGAGTGCAAGTGATATTATAGATCAAATTCTTAAACTCCCAAATGGCGCTAAAATCACAATTCTTTCACCTATTGTAAGAGAGAAAAAGGGTAGTTTTGCTGATACATTAGAGAGTCTTGCAAATAAGGGCTTTATAAGAGCGATGATAGATGGTGTGATGGTGCGATTAGATGAAGAGATAGAACTATCAAAGACTAAAAAGCATACTATAAAAGCTGTTATAGATAGAGTTGTAGTAAATGAAGAAAATAGTGCAAGAATTGCAGATGATGTTCAAAAAGGGCTTTATGAAAGTTTTGGTGAGTTAGAAATTGAAATTTTAAATGCTGATGAAATAGGGCTAGAGAGTTCTCATATTCACTTTAGCGAACACAATGCTTGTTTTAATTGCAAAATTAGCTTTAATACACTTGAGCCGCTTAGTTTTAGTTTTAACTCGCCTAAGGGGGCATGTCCTAGCTGTGATGGGCTTGGAATTCGTTTTAGTTTAGATTTAAATAAGATAATAGATGATAGTTTAAGTATTGAAGATGGTGCTGTTAAGGTAATGTATGGATTTAATAAAAGCTATTATTATAAATTCATAATGGCATTTTGCGAACAAAATGATATTAGTGTTAAAACACCATATTGCCAACTCGATGAAGATGCTAAAAGGTTAATACTATATGGCAATGCAAAAAGTATTGATTTTTTATGGAAACGCCATAGAATTAAAAAGCACTTTGAAGGAGTGCTAAAAGTTGCATATGAGATATTAAAAGATGATAAAGATTTTAGCGAGTATATGACTGAAAAAGTCTGTGAAAGCTGTAAAGGCAATAGGCTATGTAGCGATAGTTTGGCTGTTAAAGTAGCGTCTAAATCAATAGGCGATATTATTAACATGAGCATAGAAAACGCTACTAAATTTTTTAGTAATAATGATAGATTTGCTCACCTAAATCCTCAACAAACTCTAATAGCTACTCCAATTTTAAAAGAGATAAATGAAAGGCTATTTTTCTTATATGATGTAGGGCTTGGATATATTAGTCTTGGTAGAGATGCGCGTACTATTAGTGGTGGCGAGGCGCAGCGTATTAGAATCGCTAGTCAGATAGGAAGCGGGCTAAGTGGGGTTATGTATGTATTAGATGAGCCTAGCATTGGATTGCATGAAAGAGATACTCTAAAGCTGATTAAAACCTTGCGAAATTTGCAAGAAAAAGGCAATACAGTAATTGTAGTAGAACATGATAAAAAGACTGTTGAAGCTGCTGATTATATAGTAGATATTGGCCCTGGAGCTGGAGTTTATGGTGGTAATGTAGTTTTTAATGGTACATATAAAGAGTTATTAGCAAGTCAAACTCAAACAGCAAAATATTTAAATGGTCAAAAAGATATTAATTACTATCAAGGCAGAAAACAAAAACAGTGGCTAAGCTTAAGTGGAGTAACTATAAACAATATATCAAATTTAAGCGTTAAATTTCCACTTAGTAATCTTGTAGGTGTAACTGGAGTAAGTGGTAGTGGCAAGAGTTCATTAGTGCTTAAAGCTCTTTTGCCAGCCGCTGAGATAGAGCTAAATCGTGCTAAAAAATTTCAAGCTTTAAAGGGTGCTAAAATAGAAGGCTTAGATCAGCTAGATAAGGTTATCTATTTAGACCAAAGTCCAATAGGCAGAACCCCACGCTCTAATCCGGCTACATATACAGGCGTGATGGATGAGATAAGGGCGTTATTTGCAGCGACTAAAGAGGCTCAGATTAGAGGGTATAAAATCGGACGCTTTAGCTTTAATGTCAAAGGCGGTAGATGTGAAAAATGTAGCGGTGAGGGCGAGATAAAGGTTGAGATGCACTTTTTACCTGATATTAATGTAATATGCGATGTATGTAAAGGCACTCGCTATAATGCTCAAACTTTAGAGATAAGATATAAAGGCAAAAACATATCTGAAGTATTGGCTATGAGCGCTGATGAAGCGTTAGAGTTTTTTGCTAAAGTTCCTAAAATTCATTCTAAGCTTAGCACTATTTGCTCAGTCGGTCTTGGCTATCTTACTTTGGGTCAGCCAGCTACTACTTTAAGCGGTGGTGAAGCCCAACGGATTAAATTAGCCAAAGAACTTAGCCGCACTGATACTGGCTCTACTCTTTATATCTTAGATGAGCCTACAACTGGATTGCATTTTGCTGATGTTGATAGACTTACTGGAGTTTTACATCATTTGGTTGAATTGGGAAATTCAGTTATAGTAATAGAGCATAATTTAGATGTGATTAAAAATTGTGATTATATTATAGATATGGGGCCTGAAGGTGGAGCAGGAGGTGGCAAGGTAATTGCTAAGGGTAGTCCAATAGAACTAGCTAAAGGATATGAAAAAAGTGGCTCACATACGGGTAAATTTTTAGCTTTAGAGCTTGGAATTAAGTAA
- the miaB gene encoding tRNA (N6-isopentenyl adenosine(37)-C2)-methylthiotransferase MiaB, whose amino-acid sequence MSGENSKKKLFIETLGCAMNVRDTEHIIAELNDEYETTNKIGDADLILINTCSVRERPVHKLFSEVGGFEKVKKPGAKIGVCGCTASHLGSDVFKRAPYVDFVLGARNVSKIKTAVKTPKFVSVDINHDESEYAFGEFRTSPYKSFVNIMIGCDKKCTYCIVPHTRGDEISIPKDIILNEITKAAKNGAKEIFLLGQNVNNYGKRFSSSNAQKIDFSDLLNLISQIDGVERIRFTSPHPLHMDDKFLREFSSNPKICKSMHMPLQSGSTAILKAMKRGYTKEWFLDRANKLRSLCPDVSISTDIIVGFPGESDEDFEDTMDVLEKVRFEQVFSFKYSARPLTPAATMPNQIDDAIAGARLTRLQSRHNEILDEIVAAKMGQVYEVYFEELRADGMIAGRTDNNFLVQAKGSEEFLGKFAKVKITQPRRMVLNGQII is encoded by the coding sequence TTGAGTGGAGAAAATAGCAAGAAAAAGCTCTTTATAGAGACATTAGGATGTGCTATGAATGTTAGGGATACTGAACATATCATAGCTGAGCTTAATGATGAGTATGAGACTACTAATAAGATTGGTGATGCTGATTTAATTCTTATAAATACTTGTTCAGTACGCGAAAGGCCTGTTCATAAACTTTTTAGTGAAGTTGGTGGATTTGAAAAGGTTAAAAAGCCAGGTGCTAAAATAGGAGTATGTGGATGTACTGCTAGCCATCTTGGTTCTGATGTGTTTAAACGCGCTCCATATGTAGATTTTGTTCTTGGGGCTAGAAATGTATCAAAGATTAAAACCGCAGTTAAAACACCTAAATTTGTTAGTGTAGATATCAATCATGATGAGAGTGAGTATGCATTTGGCGAGTTTAGAACCAGTCCATATAAGAGCTTTGTAAATATTATGATAGGATGTGATAAAAAATGCACATATTGTATTGTTCCGCACACTAGAGGCGATGAGATTAGTATCCCTAAAGATATAATCTTAAATGAGATTACAAAAGCTGCTAAAAACGGAGCAAAAGAGATATTTTTGCTTGGTCAAAATGTAAATAATTATGGCAAAAGATTTAGTAGTTCTAATGCACAAAAGATAGATTTTAGCGATCTTTTGAATTTAATTAGTCAAATTGATGGTGTAGAGAGAATTCGCTTTACTAGTCCGCATCCTTTGCATATGGATGATAAATTTTTACGCGAGTTTAGCTCAAATCCTAAAATTTGTAAATCTATGCATATGCCACTACAAAGTGGAAGCACAGCAATATTAAAAGCTATGAAGCGTGGATATACTAAGGAGTGGTTCTTAGACCGTGCTAATAAGCTTAGATCGCTCTGTCCTGATGTGAGTATATCTACTGATATCATAGTAGGCTTTCCTGGTGAGAGTGATGAAGATTTTGAAGATACGATGGATGTGCTTGAAAAGGTAAGATTTGAGCAGGTGTTTTCGTTTAAATACTCAGCTCGCCCACTAACTCCAGCAGCTACTATGCCAAATCAAATTGATGATGCTATAGCTGGGGCTAGGCTCACACGCTTACAGTCTAGACATAATGAAATTTTAGATGAGATTGTAGCTGCTAAGATGGGTCAGGTTTATGAAGTTTATTTTGAAGAGCTTAGGGCTGATGGAATGATAGCAGGCCGTACGGATAATAACTTTTTAGTTCAAGCTAAGGGTAGTGAGGAGTTTTTAGGCAAATTTGCTAAGGTTAAAATCACTCAGCCACGAAGAATGGTGCTAAATGGCCAGATTATTTAA
- the nusA gene encoding transcription termination factor NusA, with translation MEKISDIIESIAHEKNLSIDDVKARILKAFESAAKKLYGSECEYEAMINPDTKNITLYQKILVVDEDDERLDDEHFISLDKAHEFDKSLEIGDSLNYEINIEDLGRTAAGTLSREIEYHIQRLIEEKIFEKYNAKVGSLVFGSVTRVDSEENTFIEIDEIRAVMSMKNRIKDEKFKIGDVVKCVIKSVRLDKKDGIKVELSRTSPKFLEALLKAEVPEIKDGGVIIQNSARIPGKKAKIALYSTTPNIDAVGATVGIKGVRINAVSNELNGENIDAIEYSNEPAIFVARALAPAIVSSVKIDGQKAIVSLVPEQKSKAIGASGINIRLASMLTKYEIELEELNSTAQTNQINNEEGLKNLKALFGDL, from the coding sequence ATGGAGAAGATATCAGATATAATTGAGTCAATCGCTCATGAGAAAAATTTAAGCATTGATGATGTAAAAGCTAGAATTTTAAAGGCTTTTGAATCAGCTGCTAAGAAGCTTTATGGTTCTGAGTGCGAATATGAAGCTATGATAAATCCAGATACAAAAAATATAACCCTATATCAAAAAATCCTAGTTGTAGATGAAGATGATGAACGCCTAGATGATGAGCATTTCATCAGCCTTGATAAAGCTCACGAATTTGATAAAAGCCTTGAAATTGGAGATAGTCTAAACTATGAAATAAATATAGAAGATCTAGGTCGCACGGCTGCTGGAACGCTTAGCCGTGAGATAGAGTATCATATCCAACGCCTAATAGAAGAGAAAATTTTTGAAAAGTATAATGCAAAGGTTGGCTCACTTGTATTTGGTTCAGTTACTCGTGTTGATTCTGAAGAGAATACATTTATTGAAATTGATGAGATTAGAGCTGTAATGAGTATGAAAAACCGCATCAAAGATGAAAAATTTAAAATTGGCGATGTTGTAAAGTGCGTTATCAAAAGTGTAAGGCTAGATAAAAAAGATGGTATTAAAGTTGAGCTTTCTCGCACATCACCTAAATTTCTTGAAGCACTTTTAAAAGCTGAAGTTCCTGAGATTAAAGATGGTGGCGTAATTATTCAAAATAGCGCTAGAATTCCTGGTAAAAAAGCCAAAATTGCCCTATATTCTACTACCCCAAATATCGATGCAGTTGGTGCAACAGTAGGTATAAAAGGCGTAAGAATCAATGCTGTAAGCAATGAGTTAAATGGTGAAAATATAGACGCTATTGAGTATAGTAATGAACCAGCTATTTTTGTAGCACGCGCTTTAGCTCCTGCTATAGTAAGCTCTGTAAAAATAGATGGACAAAAGGCTATAGTATCACTAGTACCTGAACAAAAATCAAAAGCAATTGGTGCAAGTGGTATAAATATCAGACTAGCAAGTATGCTAACAAAATATGAGATCGAATTAGAAGAGTTAAATAGCACAGCTCAAACAAACCAGATAAATAATGAAGAAGGTCTAAAGAATTTAAAAGCCTTATTTGGCGATCTTTAA
- a CDS encoding ABC transporter permease: protein MRDKTKAIKTLGLFIAFLVVVPVISIFIEFGSYLFEAFASSDESRLAQISGNLSHFFEFLFFRFVKDTFIVAFFVLIICYILGVSTAYLISNYNFYLSRILENLLILPLAIPAYILAFVYVGIMDYGAEFESIFGFRIDIFNIYGVIFVLSISLYPYVYLFAKSAFKSESMAIYEVGKIHGYSEFKIFYKVSIKIAMPSIIAGLMLVLMEVLSDYGASAYLGVDTFSAGIFKTWYDLGDPYSSSALSAILMLCVFALMYVEYKERQKSKFSFNQDISEFIQKRDLSKFKSIIATLYCFIILFIGFILPFIWLGYWGLKDYKLFEIDFYILSLNSLILAGVTGLVTTILAFILCFVARVSKGGKFGFWILKASSVGYAIPGAAIGVSLMIAAAFIGEIFNVAILGISFSVLIFAYVVRFLATAIYSIDGGFAKIHTSIDEAGYMLRPSYFILMIKLYMPLLKQFFLLSFLVVFIDTIKELPLTRMLSPFSFETLSVKAFWYATDERIYDSALPSLMIVVLSLFVLIFTHIFIKAKRARN from the coding sequence ATGAGAGATAAAACAAAAGCTATAAAGACCCTTGGGCTTTTTATAGCTTTTTTAGTTGTTGTTCCTGTTATTAGTATTTTTATTGAATTTGGCTCATATCTATTTGAGGCTTTTGCTAGTAGTGATGAGTCAAGACTAGCTCAAATTAGTGGAAATTTAAGCCACTTTTTTGAGTTTTTATTTTTTAGATTTGTTAAAGATACATTTATAGTGGCCTTTTTTGTGCTAATAATTTGTTATATTTTGGGCGTTTCTACGGCTTATTTGATTAGTAATTATAATTTTTATCTCTCTAGAATTTTAGAAAATTTACTAATTTTACCACTTGCTATTCCAGCTTATATTTTGGCTTTTGTTTATGTTGGAATTATGGATTATGGGGCTGAGTTTGAAAGTATATTTGGTTTTAGAATCGATATTTTTAATATTTATGGCGTTATTTTTGTGCTTAGTATATCTTTATATCCATATGTATATTTATTTGCAAAGTCAGCTTTTAAGAGCGAATCAATGGCTATTTATGAAGTGGGAAAAATACATGGATATAGCGAATTTAAGATATTTTATAAAGTTAGCATTAAGATAGCTATGCCAAGCATTATAGCTGGGCTTATGCTTGTACTTATGGAGGTTTTAAGCGATTATGGAGCTAGTGCATATCTTGGGGTAGATACATTTAGTGCAGGGATTTTTAAAACTTGGTATGATCTTGGAGATCCATACTCATCAAGTGCGCTTTCAGCAATTTTAATGCTTTGTGTTTTTGCTCTTATGTATGTAGAGTATAAAGAGCGTCAAAAGAGTAAATTTAGCTTTAATCAAGATATTAGTGAGTTTATTCAAAAAAGAGATCTTAGCAAATTTAAATCCATAATAGCAACTCTATATTGTTTTATAATATTATTTATAGGATTTATATTGCCATTTATATGGCTTGGATATTGGGGGCTTAAAGATTATAAGCTTTTTGAAATTGATTTTTATATTTTGAGTTTAAATTCGCTTATTTTAGCTGGAGTTACTGGGCTTGTTACTACTATTTTGGCATTTATTTTGTGTTTTGTAGCAAGAGTAAGCAAAGGTGGAAAATTTGGCTTTTGGATACTTAAGGCTAGTTCAGTAGGATATGCTATTCCAGGGGCTGCTATTGGCGTAAGTCTTATGATAGCAGCTGCATTTATAGGTGAGATTTTTAATGTAGCAATTTTAGGAATATCATTTAGCGTTTTAATTTTTGCCTATGTAGTTAGATTTTTAGCTACTGCTATATACTCTATTGATGGTGGTTTTGCTAAAATTCATACATCTATTGATGAGGCTGGATATATGCTACGCCCAAGCTATTTTATATTAATGATAAAGCTATATATGCCGCTATTAAAGCAGTTTTTCTTGCTCTCGTTTTTAGTTGTATTTATAGATACTATTAAGGAATTACCACTTACTCGTATGTTATCGCCATTTAGTTTTGAGACATTGAGTGTTAAGGCGTTTTGGTACGCTACTGATGAGAGAATTTATGATAGTGCATTACCATCTTTAATGATAGTGGTATTATCGTTATTTGTATTGATTTTTACCCATATATTTATAAAGGCAAAACGTGCTAGAAATTAG
- a CDS encoding DASS family sodium-coupled anion symporter, whose amino-acid sequence MSNPNIPVDKQTNAVQIIGLIGGVLAAMLVYYIMPSDAGEIATAAANGKTLNIDALPVVAAIAVLMGIWWMTEAIALPATALLPMVLFPILGVDTFKNAAAPYASDTIYLFMGGFVLALAMQKWNLHTRIALGIVLLVGTSPKRLVAGFMIATGFMSMWVSNTATAVMMLPVGLSVLHLVSKLTGKDDGTIEGDLRHLDEVSRKGTQGGIASAVIHKGKDVVNEIKARTKDYTSNFGIALMLGIAYAASIGSLGTIIGTPPNALLVAHMKNEFGIEIGFGEWMLMGVPLAVIMLAACWALLVYVLFKPEIDEIPGGKEVIQAEYKKLGSMSRAEWLVGIVFVLAALCWIFLGFIFKHYGIKVSSLDSVIAMSVAVLLFIIPANSNGERLIDWDTAKKLPWDILILFGGGLALSAQFSKTGLSLWIGHQVSALGFMPIILIILVVTALVIFLTEITSNTATAAAFLPVIAGVAIGLGYEGESVMLFTIPVALAATCAFMLPVATPPNAIAYGSGYVKISNMIKAGLWLNIIGIFLITLTVIFLTTTVFGLSL is encoded by the coding sequence ATGTCTAATCCGAACATTCCTGTTGACAAGCAGACAAATGCTGTACAAATCATCGGCCTTATTGGCGGTGTTTTAGCAGCTATGCTTGTTTACTACATTATGCCTAGCGATGCTGGCGAGATCGCTACAGCAGCTGCAAATGGCAAAACTCTAAATATAGATGCACTTCCAGTAGTAGCTGCAATCGCAGTTCTTATGGGTATATGGTGGATGACTGAGGCGATTGCACTTCCTGCTACAGCTCTTCTTCCAATGGTTTTATTCCCAATTCTTGGTGTTGATACATTTAAAAATGCTGCTGCTCCATATGCTAGTGATACTATCTATCTATTTATGGGTGGTTTCGTTCTAGCTCTTGCTATGCAAAAATGGAATCTTCATACTCGTATTGCTCTTGGCATTGTACTTTTAGTAGGTACTAGCCCTAAACGCCTTGTGGCTGGATTTATGATAGCTACTGGCTTTATGTCAATGTGGGTTAGCAATACTGCAACTGCTGTTATGATGCTTCCAGTTGGTCTTTCTGTACTTCATCTAGTAAGTAAATTAACTGGCAAAGATGATGGCACAATAGAAGGTGATTTAAGACATCTTGATGAAGTAAGTCGCAAAGGCACTCAAGGCGGAATCGCAAGTGCTGTAATTCATAAAGGCAAAGATGTAGTAAATGAGATCAAAGCTAGAACTAAAGATTATACTTCAAATTTTGGTATTGCTTTAATGCTTGGTATTGCGTATGCTGCTTCGATTGGCTCACTTGGAACGATTATTGGTACGCCACCAAATGCACTTTTAGTAGCTCATATGAAAAATGAATTTGGTATTGAGATCGGATTTGGTGAGTGGATGCTGATGGGTGTTCCACTAGCTGTAATTATGCTAGCTGCTTGTTGGGCACTTTTGGTTTATGTATTATTTAAACCTGAAATTGATGAGATACCAGGCGGCAAAGAAGTTATTCAAGCAGAATACAAAAAACTAGGTTCAATGAGTAGAGCTGAGTGGTTAGTTGGTATAGTATTTGTACTTGCAGCACTTTGCTGGATATTCCTTGGATTTATATTTAAACACTATGGTATTAAAGTATCAAGCCTAGATTCAGTTATAGCAATGAGTGTTGCTGTATTGCTATTTATTATCCCTGCAAATTCAAATGGGGAAAGATTAATTGATTGGGATACTGCTAAAAAACTTCCATGGGATATTCTAATCCTATTTGGTGGCGGTCTAGCACTTTCAGCTCAATTTAGCAAAACTGGTCTTAGCCTATGGATAGGACATCAGGTATCAGCTCTTGGATTTATGCCGATTATATTAATTATATTAGTTGTTACAGCTCTTGTTATATTCTTAACAGAGATCACATCAAATACAGCTACAGCTGCTGCATTCTTGCCAGTAATTGCTGGTGTGGCAATTGGTCTAGGGTATGAGGGTGAAAGCGTAATGCTATTTACAATTCCAGTTGCACTTGCTGCTACTTGTGCATTTATGCTACCAGTAGCTACTCCACCAAATGCTATTGCTTACGGCTCTGGTTATGTCAAAATAAGCAATATGATCAAAGCTGGTCTATGGCTAAATATAATAGGAATATTCTTAATTACACTAACAGTTATATT
- a CDS encoding Fe(3+) ABC transporter substrate-binding protein, producing MRKIIVAALLGATTLVSAELNIYSARHYDADFEIYKKFEAQTGIKINHTTARAPELIKRLQLEGKNSPADIFITADVSNLTEAKNANVLAPVDSKFLKDTIAPNLRDKDDMWFAITKRARIIAYDKNAKIDPNLVKNYEDLAKPELKGKILVRSATAAYSKTLLASIIANDGKEEAKKWAKGVLDNLAMPPKGGDRDQARQMVSGVAPYAVMNTYYIGLLRTSKNPKDVEVGNSIGIIFPNQDGRGAHINVSGIAMTASSKNQEAAKKFMEFMLSKEVQSMLTNINYEYPARSDVEPSDVVKSFGKFKEDSIEVSKIADNVKDAVLIYDEVGFR from the coding sequence ATGAGAAAGATTATCGTTGCTGCACTACTTGGTGCTACGACTTTGGTATCAGCTGAACTCAATATATATTCAGCTAGACACTATGATGCTGACTTTGAGATATATAAAAAATTTGAGGCTCAAACTGGCATTAAGATAAATCACACAACTGCAAGGGCGCCTGAGCTAATTAAAAGATTGCAATTAGAAGGTAAGAATTCTCCAGCAGATATATTTATAACTGCTGATGTTTCAAATTTGACTGAGGCTAAAAATGCAAATGTATTAGCTCCAGTAGATTCTAAATTTCTAAAAGATACAATAGCTCCAAATTTAAGAGATAAAGATGATATGTGGTTTGCTATTACTAAAAGAGCAAGAATTATCGCATATGATAAAAATGCTAAAATCGATCCAAATTTGGTAAAAAATTATGAAGATTTAGCAAAACCTGAACTAAAAGGTAAAATCTTAGTAAGAAGCGCTACGGCTGCATACTCTAAAACATTACTTGCTTCAATTATTGCAAATGATGGCAAAGAAGAGGCTAAAAAATGGGCTAAAGGAGTATTGGATAATTTAGCAATGCCTCCAAAAGGTGGCGATAGAGACCAAGCTAGACAGATGGTATCTGGTGTAGCTCCATATGCTGTTATGAATACTTATTATATAGGACTTCTAAGAACATCTAAAAATCCAAAAGATGTAGAAGTAGGTAACTCAATTGGTATAATATTCCCAAATCAAGATGGCCGTGGTGCGCATATTAATGTAAGCGGAATTGCTATGACAGCATCAAGCAAAAACCAAGAAGCAGCTAAGAAATTTATGGAGTTTATGCTAAGCAAAGAGGTTCAATCAATGCTAACAAATATCAACTATGAGTATCCAGCAAGAAGTGATGTAGAACCTTCAGATGTAGTTAAATCATTTGGTAAATTTAAAGAAGATAGCATAGAAGTATCAAAAATCGCAGATAATGTAAAAGATGCAGTGCTTATCTATGATGAAGTAGGATTTAGATGA
- a CDS encoding HP0268 family nuclease translates to MELKLARAELDAKPKTISLEKIESAALKDGGKIFYFDRDNSHKQLIALVEHFENKGLSVYHRTVKYGLDENDYMYEVHIL, encoded by the coding sequence ATGGAGTTAAAATTAGCTAGAGCTGAATTAGATGCAAAACCAAAAACAATTAGCTTAGAAAAGATTGAGAGTGCCGCGTTAAAAGATGGCGGAAAGATATTCTATTTTGATCGTGATAACTCACATAAGCAGCTTATTGCCTTAGTTGAGCATTTTGAGAATAAAGGGTTAAGCGTATATCACCGCACGGTAAAATATGGCCTAGATGAGAATGATTATATGTATGAGGTGCATATACTTTGA